In the Elioraea tepida genome, one interval contains:
- the gpt gene encoding xanthine phosphoribosyltransferase encodes MGHRYYTVTWDQLHRDGRALAWKLLPLGPWAGIVAITRGGLIPSAIIARELDCRVIETVSVITYDEETRGEPRLSKPPTAAGSGAGWLIVDDLVDTGTTARVVRALLPEAHLATIYAKPAGKPMVDTYVTEVSQDTWILFPWDTEPQFTPPIAKARNGDG; translated from the coding sequence GTGGGCCACAGATACTATACGGTGACGTGGGATCAGCTACATCGTGACGGCCGGGCGCTCGCCTGGAAGCTTTTGCCGCTCGGGCCCTGGGCGGGGATCGTCGCCATCACCCGCGGCGGGCTGATCCCGTCGGCGATCATCGCCCGCGAACTCGACTGCCGGGTGATCGAGACGGTCTCGGTCATCACCTATGACGAGGAGACGCGCGGCGAGCCGCGCTTGAGCAAGCCCCCCACGGCCGCTGGGTCGGGCGCGGGGTGGCTGATCGTCGACGATCTCGTCGACACGGGCACGACCGCGCGCGTGGTGCGCGCGCTCCTGCCAGAGGCCCATCTCGCCACGATCTACGCCAAGCCGGCCGGCAAGCCGATGGTCGACACCTACGTGACGGAGGTGAGCCAGGACACCTGGATCCTCTTCCCCTGGGATACCGAGCCGCAGTTCACGCCGCCGATCGCCAAGGCGCGCAACGGGGACGGGTGA
- a CDS encoding ABC transporter permease, translating into MPAGAGSAPPPLLGLALPATLVAVWEGLARAGVVPQGILPAPSLVATTWWDWAFGARGMGLNPYLGTWRETVLFSARRVFTGFAAAIAIGVPLGVMIGWNRLVAGTVDPLIQSLRPIPITAWQPFAIAVFGIRDAGAVFLIGLGAFFPIVVNTTAGARDTPRNLIRAARMMGATERQLLLRVVLPNALPSIFTGTRLGLGIAWTAVIVAEIVAVKSGLGYVLWDAYYVGRMDVVIADMVSIGLAGFLSDRVLIAIGYRVLHWKQFGAR; encoded by the coding sequence ATGCCGGCAGGCGCGGGCTCGGCCCCGCCGCCCCTGCTCGGCCTCGCCCTTCCCGCCACGCTCGTCGCGGTGTGGGAGGGCTTGGCGCGGGCGGGCGTTGTGCCGCAAGGGATCCTGCCTGCGCCGAGCCTCGTCGCCACCACCTGGTGGGACTGGGCGTTCGGCGCCCGCGGCATGGGGCTGAACCCCTATCTCGGCACCTGGCGCGAGACGGTGCTGTTCAGCGCGCGGCGTGTGTTCACGGGCTTCGCGGCGGCGATCGCCATCGGCGTGCCGCTCGGCGTCATGATCGGCTGGAACCGGCTCGTCGCCGGAACAGTCGATCCGCTGATCCAGTCGCTCCGGCCGATCCCGATCACTGCGTGGCAGCCGTTCGCGATCGCCGTGTTCGGAATCCGCGATGCGGGAGCGGTATTCCTGATCGGCCTCGGGGCCTTCTTCCCGATCGTCGTCAACACCACCGCCGGCGCGCGCGACACGCCGCGCAACCTGATCCGTGCGGCGCGGATGATGGGTGCGACGGAACGGCAGCTGCTGTTGCGCGTCGTGCTGCCGAACGCCCTGCCCTCGATCTTCACCGGCACGCGGCTCGGCCTCGGCATCGCTTGGACGGCGGTGATCGTGGCGGAGATCGTCGCGGTGAAATCCGGCCTCGGCTACGTGCTCTGGGATGCCTACTACGTCGGGCGGATGGACGTGGTGATCGCCGACATGGTCTCGATCGGTCTCGCCGGCTTCCTCTCCGACCGGGTGCTGATCGCGATCGGCTACCGGGTGCTGCACTGGAAGCAGTTCGGAGCGCGTTGA
- the phnE gene encoding phosphonate ABC transporter, permease protein PhnE, with translation MPVLTRPDGRKIWMRRSTAGDLAAWGGWLLLVALTVTCFQFISAQTIWPFVWDAPQQAADLLGRSVPPRWDYSSVLWRPLWDTINIATLGTLLAIVIAVPVAFLAAHNTTPSVLLVRPVALVIVVASRSVNSLIWAMILVVIFGPGMLAGVLAIALRSIGFIGKLLYEAIEEIDASQVEAIRATGASGTQVLAWGIVPQVMPAFAGISVFRWDINIREATVLGLVGAGGIGVQLQASIGTLAWPQVSLILLLIFVTVLVSEWVSARVRHAII, from the coding sequence ATGCCTGTGCTGACGCGACCGGACGGGCGCAAGATCTGGATGCGCCGAAGCACGGCGGGCGATCTCGCCGCCTGGGGCGGGTGGCTGCTGCTGGTCGCGCTCACCGTCACCTGCTTCCAGTTCATTAGCGCCCAGACGATCTGGCCGTTCGTGTGGGACGCGCCGCAGCAGGCCGCCGACCTCCTCGGCCGTTCCGTGCCGCCACGATGGGACTACAGCTCGGTTTTGTGGCGGCCTCTGTGGGACACGATCAACATCGCCACCCTCGGCACGCTGCTTGCGATCGTGATCGCCGTTCCGGTCGCCTTCCTCGCGGCGCACAACACGACGCCGTCGGTCCTTCTCGTGCGGCCGGTGGCGCTCGTCATCGTCGTCGCCTCGCGGTCGGTCAACAGCCTGATCTGGGCGATGATCCTCGTCGTCATCTTCGGCCCCGGCATGCTCGCCGGCGTGCTCGCGATCGCGTTGCGGTCGATCGGCTTCATCGGCAAGCTGCTCTACGAGGCGATCGAGGAGATCGACGCCTCGCAGGTTGAGGCGATCCGGGCAACCGGGGCCAGTGGGACGCAGGTCCTGGCCTGGGGCATCGTGCCCCAGGTCATGCCGGCCTTCGCTGGCATCTCCGTATTCCGCTGGGACATCAACATCCGCGAGGCGACGGTGCTCGGACTTGTCGGGGCGGGAGGGATCGGGGTGCAGCTTCAGGCCTCGATCGGCACGCTCGCCTGGCCGCAGGTGTCGCTGATCCTTTTGCTGATCTTCGTGACCGTGCTCGTGAGCGAGTGGGTCTCGGCCCGAGTTCGGCACGCGATCATCTGA
- the phnE gene encoding phosphonate ABC transporter, permease protein PhnE produces the protein MNTATAAFDARAAARAWRPPPLITSPLWRWGIYALALIYAVIAVGTFEVDWSRAAEGLERGGRFLAAFFPPDFVSQWREIEEGLLESLTMTVTATVFGVALAVPFALGAARNIAPLPVYLLCRAIIAVSRTFQEVIIAILFVAMFGFGPLAGMLTLAFSTIGFLGKLLAEDIEDIERAQAEAVRATGASWFQLLAWGIQPQVLPRFIGLSAYRFDINFRESAVLGLVGAGGIGDTLNSSLDRYEFGTSAAILLIIIGIVLVCEYTSGWIRRAVQ, from the coding sequence ATGAACACCGCCACCGCCGCCTTCGATGCGCGCGCCGCCGCCCGCGCCTGGCGGCCGCCGCCGCTGATCACCTCGCCACTGTGGCGCTGGGGCATCTACGCGCTCGCGCTGATCTACGCTGTCATCGCCGTCGGCACGTTCGAGGTGGACTGGTCGCGCGCCGCTGAGGGGCTCGAGCGCGGTGGCCGCTTCCTCGCTGCCTTCTTCCCACCCGACTTCGTCAGCCAGTGGCGGGAGATCGAGGAGGGCCTGCTCGAGAGCCTGACGATGACGGTCACGGCCACCGTTTTCGGCGTCGCCCTCGCCGTTCCCTTCGCCCTTGGCGCGGCGCGCAACATCGCCCCGCTTCCGGTCTATCTCCTCTGCCGCGCCATCATCGCGGTGAGCCGCACCTTCCAGGAGGTGATCATCGCCATCCTGTTCGTGGCGATGTTCGGCTTCGGGCCGCTCGCCGGCATGCTCACCCTCGCCTTCTCGACCATCGGCTTCCTCGGCAAGCTGCTCGCCGAGGACATCGAGGACATCGAGCGTGCCCAGGCGGAGGCGGTGCGCGCGACCGGAGCCTCGTGGTTCCAGCTGCTCGCCTGGGGCATCCAACCTCAGGTTCTGCCGCGCTTTATCGGGCTCTCCGCCTATCGCTTCGACATCAATTTCCGCGAGAGCGCCGTGCTCGGGCTGGTCGGTGCGGGAGGAATCGGCGACACGCTGAACTCCTCACTCGACCGCTACGAGTTCGGCACCTCTGCGGCGATCCTTCTCATCATCATCGGCATCGTGCTCGTGTGCGAGTATACGAGCGGCTGGATACGCCGCGCCGTTCAGTGA
- the phnC gene encoding phosphonate ABC transporter ATP-binding protein, protein MLVIEGLTKRYPTGDLALDGVSLTVPDGQVMALIGPSGAGKSTLIRCVNRLVEPTAGTVRLGDTELTRLGGLALRRARRRMGMIFQEYALVERLTVMENVLSGRLGYVGFWRSWLRRFPLSDIEEAFRLLNRVGLDHMVDKRADALSGGQRQRVGIVRALMQNPDLLLVDEPTASLDPKTSRQIMRLIVELAKERGLAAIINIHDVMLAQQFAERIVGLHAGRIVFDGAPGALTPEVLTAIYGEEDWSATIRKGREGEEDDGEGEGGKAETATDPVRIAAAQ, encoded by the coding sequence ATGCTGGTGATCGAGGGCCTGACCAAGCGCTACCCGACGGGCGATCTCGCCCTCGATGGCGTCTCCCTCACCGTGCCTGATGGGCAGGTGATGGCGCTGATCGGCCCCTCGGGTGCCGGGAAATCGACCCTTATCCGCTGCGTCAATCGGCTCGTGGAGCCGACGGCAGGGACAGTGCGGCTCGGCGACACCGAGCTGACGCGCTTGGGCGGCCTCGCGCTTCGCCGCGCCCGGCGGCGGATGGGCATGATCTTCCAGGAATACGCTCTCGTCGAGCGTCTCACCGTGATGGAGAACGTGCTGTCCGGCCGGCTCGGCTATGTCGGCTTCTGGCGGTCCTGGCTGCGCCGCTTTCCGCTCTCCGACATCGAGGAGGCGTTCCGCCTGCTCAACCGTGTCGGACTTGACCACATGGTCGACAAGCGCGCAGATGCGCTCTCGGGCGGGCAGCGCCAGCGCGTGGGGATCGTGCGCGCCCTGATGCAGAACCCGGACCTTCTGCTCGTCGACGAGCCGACCGCGAGCCTCGACCCGAAGACGAGCCGGCAGATCATGCGCCTGATCGTTGAGCTCGCGAAGGAGCGCGGGCTTGCGGCCATCATCAACATCCACGACGTTATGCTCGCGCAGCAATTCGCCGAGCGGATCGTCGGGCTCCATGCCGGACGGATCGTGTTCGACGGCGCGCCTGGCGCGTTGACCCCGGAGGTGCTCACCGCGATCTACGGCGAGGAGGACTGGTCGGCGACGATCCGCAAGGGCCGCGAGGGGGAAGAGGACGACGGCGAGGGAGAGGGCGGAAAGGCGGAGACGGCCACCGACCCGGTGAGGATCGCCGCCGCACAATGA
- the phnD gene encoding phosphate/phosphite/phosphonate ABC transporter substrate-binding protein, with translation MRTVATAAAIGLLMGLAATPAAAQEQCPRGTLDSRFCDRDGDLVADTPTDARQLVDPRTLIFAYTPVEDPAVYRRVWAEFLDHLAKVTGRQVQFFPVQSNAAQIEAMRAGRLHVAGFNTGSVPLAVNCAGFVPFAMMASRDGSYGYNMEIIVHRDSPIQRVEDLKGRHVAFSAPTSNSGYKYPSWLLREKFGLQEGRDYRVSFSGRHDNSVTGVANRDYDAAPIANSVMFRMFERNVVPRDAIRSIYKSDAFPTTAYGTAHNLTPALQAQIRDAFFSFNWEGTALLAEFGKNTPPAETFIPITYKQHWAVIRDVDTASGVSYTCR, from the coding sequence ATGAGGACAGTCGCAACCGCCGCAGCCATCGGGCTGCTCATGGGCCTCGCCGCCACGCCGGCGGCGGCGCAGGAACAGTGCCCGCGCGGCACGCTCGATTCCCGGTTCTGCGACCGCGACGGCGACCTCGTCGCCGACACCCCGACCGACGCGCGCCAGCTCGTTGACCCACGCACGCTCATCTTCGCCTACACGCCGGTCGAGGACCCGGCCGTGTATCGCCGTGTGTGGGCCGAGTTCCTCGACCACCTCGCCAAGGTGACGGGGCGTCAGGTGCAGTTCTTCCCGGTGCAGTCCAACGCGGCGCAGATCGAGGCGATGCGAGCCGGGCGGCTGCATGTCGCCGGGTTCAACACCGGCTCCGTTCCGCTCGCCGTCAACTGTGCCGGCTTCGTGCCATTCGCGATGATGGCCTCGCGTGACGGCTCCTACGGCTACAACATGGAGATCATCGTCCATCGCGACAGCCCGATCCAGCGGGTGGAGGACCTCAAGGGCCGACACGTCGCCTTCTCCGCGCCAACGTCGAACTCGGGCTACAAGTATCCGTCCTGGCTTCTGCGGGAGAAGTTCGGCCTGCAGGAAGGCCGGGACTACCGGGTGTCGTTCTCGGGCCGGCACGACAACAGCGTCACGGGCGTCGCCAACCGCGACTACGACGCTGCCCCCATCGCCAACAGCGTGATGTTCCGAATGTTCGAGCGGAACGTCGTGCCGCGCGATGCGATCCGCTCGATCTACAAGAGTGACGCGTTCCCGACGACGGCCTACGGCACGGCGCACAACCTCACACCGGCGCTGCAGGCGCAGATCCGCGACGCGTTCTTCTCCTTCAACTGGGAGGGCACGGCGCTGCTTGCCGAATTCGGGAAGAACACCCCTCCGGCCGAGACGTTCATCCCGATCACCTACAAGCAGCACTGGGCGGTGATCCGCGACGTCGATACGGCCTCCGGCGTCAGCTATACCTGCCGCTGA
- a CDS encoding tRNA-binding protein, which translates to MEGGRPGTIAWEDFERVEIRVGTVIDAQPFPEARKPSIKLWVDFGPIIGTRQTSAQLTVHYKPDALIGRQVAGVVNFPPKRIAGFESQFLVLGFPDEDGGVVLVRPDFKVPDGGRLF; encoded by the coding sequence ATGGAGGGAGGCAGGCCAGGGACGATCGCCTGGGAGGACTTCGAGCGGGTGGAGATCCGCGTGGGCACGGTGATCGACGCGCAACCTTTCCCCGAGGCGCGGAAGCCATCGATCAAGCTCTGGGTCGATTTCGGCCCGATCATCGGAACGCGCCAGACCTCGGCGCAGCTCACCGTCCACTACAAGCCCGACGCGCTGATCGGCCGGCAGGTAGCGGGCGTGGTGAACTTCCCGCCGAAGCGGATCGCCGGCTTTGAGAGCCAGTTCCTGGTGCTCGGCTTCCCTGACGAGGACGGCGGGGTGGTGCTCGTCCGGCCCGACTTCAAGGTGCCGGATGGCGGCCGGCTGTTCTGA
- a CDS encoding SDR family NAD(P)-dependent oxidoreductase, which produces MVVAGSETRFPTTPSFRLDGQRALVTGASKGIGRAVAIAFAEAGAEVLLTARSLPEMEATVEGLAAKGLAARARTLDATDRAAVRALVDAEGPFDILFNNAGTNIRKPFLEASDASIDALIDLNIRAAITVAQAVARGMVAAGKGGAIINVSSVNGHVAGVNRSIYTASKHAIEGLTKAMAVELGAKGIRVNAICPTFIETPLTAGVLSDKAFLERTIRAIPIGRIGQVEDVMGAAVFLASPAAALINGASLLIDGGLVCV; this is translated from the coding sequence ATGGTGGTCGCTGGCTCCGAGACGCGGTTCCCGACGACGCCGAGCTTCCGGCTCGACGGGCAAAGGGCGCTGGTGACGGGCGCCTCGAAGGGCATCGGCCGGGCGGTCGCGATCGCCTTCGCCGAGGCCGGTGCGGAGGTGCTACTGACCGCCCGCTCCCTGCCCGAGATGGAGGCGACGGTCGAGGGGCTCGCGGCGAAGGGGCTCGCGGCGAGGGCGCGCACCCTCGATGCGACCGACCGCGCCGCCGTGCGCGCCCTTGTCGACGCCGAGGGGCCATTCGACATCCTGTTCAACAACGCCGGAACCAACATCCGCAAGCCCTTCCTCGAGGCGTCCGACGCCTCGATCGATGCGCTGATCGACCTCAATATCCGTGCCGCGATCACGGTCGCCCAGGCGGTCGCGAGAGGCATGGTCGCTGCCGGGAAGGGGGGGGCGATCATCAACGTCTCCTCCGTCAACGGCCATGTCGCAGGCGTGAACCGAAGCATCTACACGGCCTCGAAGCACGCGATCGAGGGCCTGACCAAGGCGATGGCGGTCGAGCTCGGGGCGAAGGGAATCCGCGTCAACGCCATCTGCCCGACCTTCATCGAGACCCCGCTCACCGCGGGCGTTCTCTCCGACAAGGCCTTCCTCGAGCGGACGATCCGGGCCATCCCGATCGGGCGGATCGGCCAGGTGGAGGACGTGATGGGGGCGGCGGTGTTCCTCGCCTCGCCGGCGGCGGCGCTGATCAACGGTGCGTCGCTTCTGATCGATGGCGGCCTCGTCTGTGTCTGA
- the ggt gene encoding gamma-glutamyltransferase, with amino-acid sequence MRDFHRPGRSPARGTRGMAATSMPVATLAALDVLRAGGNALDAAIAAAAVLGVVEPHSTGIGGDCFCLYAPAGTGEVIAMNGSGKAPAAASIDWFEAEGLTALDPTSAHSVTIPGAVRAWEALANAHGRKGLDELLQPAIRLAEEGHPVHDRVATDWAAATAKLAADPDSRVRFLFDGTAPPPGFVFRQPELAATLRRIAREGSKGFYEGPVAADMVAKLRARGGLHTEEDFANATAEFVTPIRSRWKGHEIVQCPPNGSGLLVLMIAGILEGFAPAEAGPMSAERWHRHIEAARLAYRDRDAFLADPAQVEVPVARLTSPDYLSALREVIDPARAMRELPPAGLAARLPAHADTVYLCVVDGEGNACSFINSLFQSFGSGILAPGSGVMLHNRGYGFRLERGHPNCIAPGKRPLHTIIPGLLVKDGRAVMPFGVMGGHYQPMGQTTFLANLFDYGMDLQEALDAPRLFPWAGKVQVERGIPDATLDALARLGHVPERVELPLGGGQAIWIDHASGSLVGASDPRKDGCAMGF; translated from the coding sequence ATGCGTGACTTCCACCGCCCCGGCCGAAGCCCGGCGCGCGGCACGCGCGGCATGGCTGCGACCTCGATGCCGGTGGCCACACTCGCCGCGCTCGACGTGCTGCGCGCGGGCGGCAACGCCCTTGATGCCGCGATCGCCGCTGCCGCCGTTCTTGGCGTCGTCGAGCCGCACTCCACAGGCATCGGCGGCGACTGCTTCTGCCTCTACGCTCCCGCCGGAACCGGCGAGGTGATCGCGATGAACGGCTCGGGCAAGGCGCCAGCCGCGGCGAGCATCGACTGGTTCGAGGCCGAAGGACTCACCGCTCTCGACCCGACCTCGGCCCATAGCGTGACCATCCCCGGCGCGGTTCGGGCGTGGGAGGCGCTCGCCAACGCGCACGGGCGCAAGGGGCTCGATGAGCTCCTGCAACCGGCGATCCGCTTGGCCGAGGAGGGCCACCCGGTTCATGACCGCGTGGCGACCGACTGGGCGGCCGCGACCGCGAAGCTCGCCGCCGACCCTGACAGCCGCGTGCGCTTCCTCTTTGACGGCACCGCACCCCCGCCCGGCTTCGTGTTCCGCCAGCCCGAGCTCGCCGCCACCCTGCGCCGGATCGCTCGGGAGGGATCGAAGGGCTTCTACGAAGGCCCGGTGGCGGCGGACATGGTGGCGAAGCTGCGCGCCCGCGGCGGGCTGCACACGGAGGAGGACTTCGCCAACGCCACCGCCGAGTTCGTGACGCCGATCCGGTCGCGCTGGAAGGGGCACGAGATCGTGCAGTGCCCGCCGAACGGCTCTGGCCTTCTGGTGCTGATGATCGCGGGCATTCTCGAGGGCTTCGCGCCTGCCGAAGCCGGACCGATGTCGGCCGAGCGCTGGCACCGGCATATCGAGGCGGCGCGGCTCGCCTATCGTGACCGTGACGCCTTCCTTGCCGACCCGGCACAGGTCGAGGTGCCGGTCGCTCGCCTGACCTCGCCCGACTATCTCAGCGCGCTGCGAGAGGTGATCGACCCTGCCCGCGCGATGCGCGAGCTTCCGCCAGCGGGGCTCGCGGCACGTCTGCCCGCGCATGCCGACACCGTCTATCTCTGCGTGGTGGACGGAGAGGGCAACGCCTGCTCGTTCATCAATTCGCTGTTCCAGAGCTTCGGGTCGGGAATCCTCGCCCCCGGCTCGGGCGTGATGCTGCACAATCGCGGCTACGGGTTCCGGCTCGAACGCGGCCACCCGAACTGCATCGCGCCCGGCAAGCGTCCGCTTCACACGATCATTCCGGGGCTTCTCGTGAAGGACGGGCGCGCCGTGATGCCCTTCGGCGTGATGGGCGGGCACTACCAGCCGATGGGGCAGACCACGTTCCTCGCCAATCTGTTCGACTACGGCATGGACCTCCAGGAGGCGCTCGATGCGCCGAGGCTCTTCCCCTGGGCGGGCAAGGTCCAGGTTGAGCGCGGCATTCCGGACGCGACTCTCGACGCCCTCGCACGCCTCGGCCATGTGCCTGAGCGCGTCGAGCTGCCGCTCGGCGGCGGCCAGGCGATCTGGATCGACCACGCCTCGGGCTCCCTCGTGGGCGCGTCCGATCCGCGCAAGGACGGTTGCGCGATGGGCTTCTGA
- a CDS encoding amidase, protein MSNTALCELSAIEQRRLIGRNTISPVDLLDAHLARIEQVNHAVNAIVSIDEAGARAAAKAAEAAVMAGEDLPLLHGLPVGIKDLEETKGLRTTYGSPQFATFVPEEDCGMVASLRAAGAVIVGKTNTPEFGAGANTINPVFGPTGNPFDPARSCAGSSGGSAVALATGMVPLATGSDLGGSLRNPAAYCGIVGFRPSPGLVPSEKRGLGWYPASVLGPMARNVPDLAFLLAAMVSDDPRDPLSRAVFGRKMVAPAEFHPLPELDPAALRVAVTADFGFAPTSAEVRSLFADRVARFRGLFASVTEAHPDMTGAERAFGVLRAEAFLAKHLPTYTTARHMLGPNVVENVEEGLRYTLADMAEAHVLQTQIYRRFGAFFREVDLIISPAMTVQPTPWTELAPREIDGRRLSTYYAWLALAYGVTLSTHPAIVLPCGVDSRGLPFGIQIVGPRGGDAFLLAAAAAIERALALIPGCGRPVPDLETLAKAPPIHSLPGADMLAHVGRAA, encoded by the coding sequence ATGAGCAACACGGCGCTTTGCGAGCTCTCTGCGATCGAGCAACGCCGGCTGATCGGGCGCAATACGATCAGCCCGGTCGATCTCCTCGATGCGCATCTCGCCCGCATCGAGCAGGTCAACCACGCCGTCAACGCGATCGTCTCGATCGACGAGGCGGGGGCGCGAGCGGCCGCGAAGGCGGCAGAGGCGGCGGTGATGGCGGGCGAGGACCTGCCGCTCCTGCACGGCCTGCCCGTCGGCATCAAGGATCTCGAGGAGACGAAGGGGCTGCGCACGACCTATGGCAGCCCCCAGTTCGCCACCTTCGTTCCGGAGGAGGATTGCGGCATGGTCGCGTCGCTGCGCGCGGCCGGGGCGGTGATCGTCGGCAAGACCAACACACCCGAGTTCGGCGCCGGCGCCAACACGATCAACCCCGTGTTCGGGCCGACCGGAAACCCCTTCGACCCGGCCCGTTCCTGCGCCGGCTCCTCGGGCGGTTCGGCGGTCGCGCTCGCAACCGGCATGGTGCCCCTTGCCACCGGCTCGGATCTCGGCGGGTCGCTGCGCAACCCGGCAGCCTATTGCGGTATCGTCGGCTTCCGGCCCTCGCCCGGTCTTGTGCCGTCGGAGAAGCGCGGTTTGGGCTGGTATCCTGCCTCGGTGCTCGGGCCGATGGCGCGCAACGTGCCCGACCTCGCGTTCCTGCTCGCCGCGATGGTCTCCGACGACCCGCGCGACCCGCTTTCGCGCGCAGTGTTCGGGCGGAAGATGGTCGCGCCCGCCGAGTTCCACCCGCTGCCGGAGCTCGACCCCGCGGCGCTGCGCGTGGCCGTTACGGCAGATTTCGGCTTCGCACCGACCTCGGCGGAGGTGCGCAGCCTGTTCGCCGATCGCGTCGCGCGGTTCCGCGGCCTGTTCGCCTCCGTCACCGAAGCCCATCCTGACATGACGGGCGCTGAGCGCGCCTTCGGTGTGCTTCGGGCTGAGGCGTTCCTCGCCAAGCACCTTCCCACCTACACCACCGCGCGCCACATGCTCGGGCCGAACGTCGTCGAGAATGTCGAGGAGGGGCTCCGCTACACGCTTGCCGACATGGCAGAGGCGCACGTGCTTCAGACGCAGATCTACCGCCGCTTCGGCGCGTTTTTCCGCGAGGTCGATCTGATCATCTCGCCGGCGATGACGGTGCAGCCGACGCCCTGGACCGAGCTTGCGCCGCGCGAGATCGACGGCAGGAGGCTTTCCACTTACTACGCCTGGCTCGCGCTTGCCTACGGCGTGACCCTCTCGACGCACCCGGCGATCGTCCTGCCTTGCGGCGTCGATTCGCGGGGCCTGCCCTTCGGCATCCAGATCGTCGGCCCGCGCGGCGGGGACGCGTTCCTGCTCGCCGCCGCCGCCGCGATCGAGCGGGCGCTCGCCCTCATCCCGGGCTGCGGGCGGCCCGTTCCCGATCTCGAGACGCTCGCCAAGGCGCCGCCGATCCACTCGCTTCCGGGAGCGGATATGCTCGCCCATGTCGGCCGCGCCGCCTGA
- a CDS encoding SH3-like domain-containing protein: protein MHDHRPGTRRTPRHGWRQPRLLAQSVAADARWHVAGEWGVNARFRPGDAVRVAAERPAISAGRPHFRTPHYVRGRNGVVAEVMGPFCNPEGLATGGDGLPMQVLYRIRFSKPQLWPDYAGPGDDPLEVEIYEHWLEPHDA, encoded by the coding sequence ATGCATGATCACAGGCCCGGAACGAGGCGGACGCCACGACACGGGTGGCGACAGCCGCGGCTGCTCGCCCAATCCGTCGCGGCCGACGCGCGCTGGCACGTCGCGGGCGAGTGGGGCGTGAACGCCCGCTTCCGCCCAGGCGATGCGGTTCGGGTCGCCGCCGAACGGCCGGCGATCTCGGCCGGCCGCCCGCACTTCCGCACGCCGCACTACGTGCGCGGGCGGAACGGCGTCGTGGCCGAGGTGATGGGCCCGTTCTGCAACCCGGAAGGGCTCGCGACCGGAGGCGACGGACTGCCGATGCAGGTTCTCTACCGCATCCGCTTCTCCAAGCCGCAGCTCTGGCCCGACTATGCCGGGCCGGGCGATGACCCGCTCGAGGTCGAGATCTACGAGCACTGGCTGGAGCCGCACGATGCATGA
- a CDS encoding nitrile hydratase subunit alpha, whose protein sequence is MIRTGLRIAMAARAQHRAAIPRSPLLPPRSAGTEGRNEAELFALLARGRMIGPAVAAA, encoded by the coding sequence ATGATCCGCACAGGCCTGAGGATCGCGATGGCCGCGCGCGCGCAGCATAGGGCGGCCATCCCTCGCTCTCCGCTCCTGCCGCCGCGCTCGGCCGGGACGGAGGGCAGGAACGAGGCGGAGCTCTTCGCGCTCCTGGCGCGCGGCCGCATGATCGGGCCGGCCGTTGCGGCCGCGTGA